aaaaaggaaaaggtggaCTTTCCTCATTGAGGAGACAAAAAATTTCCTGCCTCCCATGTCATGCACTGATGGAAATCAGTGGAGGCTGTAAAGCCACCTGCAAATTGAGCAGTGCaaacctcctcttcctcactctGCCTGGGTTTTACAAGCTGCCAGTCAGTTGGACAGTGTTAGTTTTATTTGCCTCCTTcaaattggttttctttttaatgggaAGAAAGCATTTATATTAATGGAAGCCTTGAGCCTCGGCCCTGAAAGGAGAGGCTGTAATGCAATCCCTGAATTTGAGCTCAGGACACTCAGAGCTCCTCTCCCTGttcagagcagcacaagcacCAACAACTTCCAGCCCCGTTCTGCCTTTCTGAGCAAAGCACAAAGGCAGGGGGAGATTtgcatttcttcctttcttaaaTTCAGCCATcccctgggaattcctgggggcagaggaacagcagcacccGTTATTTACTGGGAGGGAAACAATGAGAAAAATATCTATAAGACACAGGTTTGATTACTACAGTTATTAGACCGTTTTTATAACAACAGAATTATCCTAAAACCTGCTGCATTTCTATCTTTCTGTtgttatttcttaatttttatgaaataaaagtatttcaaagtattttttaatatttctatgAATATATTATGAATACTTGAActgccaaaatattttgatgcAAAACACCTTCCCAAATTTGGTGAGGGCATTTCTAGACACAGAATTCTTGAAAATACAaactcttcttttctctttcagtgaaGTTCTGCAATCTGCTTGTTTTAAATCCCACAGTTTTCTATTTACTCCATAAATTTCCTTAAGAAATGTCCCTGTGATGTAACTACAGGCAGCAACAGTTGTCTCTTTATTATTCACTtctggagaaggaaggaaaagctgccaAGCCCAGCTCTGGACTCAGGTGCTCACAACtgaaggaaacaaattttttttgagatttctcctgtccctgctATGGCTCTCAGAATGAATCTCctggagagaaaaagggaatttctCTATTGGGTGAGCAATTCTTCCCTAAAGCCGTGCCCATGGACCCGCTCTGCTTTGGGCAGGCTCCTTGTGCTCCCTGAGAGCAGAACCtggagggaaaggcaggaggggGCGATGGGCATcatgggcagcacagcccccaaaccacccagcagtgccacgaGTCCTTTAGAAAAGGTGAGGAATAAAATCTGGGATGTTCCAGGTGTGCCCcggggcacaggggctgtgccaggcactggcGGCCTCCAAGGGCATATCAGTGGAAAATATCAGTGCAAATATTCCCTGAATTCCCAGGGCAGCGAGGACCTCAGAGCCCACGTGTGTTAAAAAGTGTCTGTCCTCAGATCCTCGAACcagagagctcagcacagcctgcactGTGCCCCCAGCAGTGTGACCCCAGACACGTGGATGTGTCTGCTTGTCTGgatatatatttgtgtgtaaatacacatatacatatatatatatgtgtttgGTCAAACTGACTCCCTTaggaatttttccctttctttctgaTCGAAATATTTCCATATCTGTGTTTCACGTTCACAACTTTCTGCAGACAGCCAGCATCAGACTCTATTTCCATCGGCCATCAGCTTTGCCACAAATGCTGAAAAAGAACAATATCCCATCAAAAATATGATCAAAGCCAGAGCAATCCTGTTCAGATCTCCCAAGGACTGCTACCTCCCATGtcctcatttttttttgttccaaagCATTTCTATATCAGTGGGTTTGCTCCTCTGTTGGAAGGGAATATTTCAACACTTTGTTCAATCATGGCATCAAGTTTTAAGTGTTTTtagtttttcaggttttttattCACTGATATTGATGTGAATTTAGCAAAAGACTATGTAAAGTTTAGCTGACAAATTTATTTGTAACCTTGAAGTATTTGATCATCAGAGAGAGAGCGAGAATATAAATAAAAGACACTGGACATCCACATAATCTACAGTTAATTCCATAATTTTTACAGATAACAATATACACACTGTCTTGCCTTTCCTCACAATCAGCTTGCACAATATCTGTGGAAATACACAAatgcctggagcagggacctgtccccagggaaggggctgctcactccagcagtgcctggggaagGGCTCATTTTAAACCCGGCCCCCCGAGAAGGTTTTTGGCAACAAGACATCAGGGTGATTTTTGAGACACTTTGCAGTAAAACTGATACAaagaaatttcaaggaaaagcATAAGATCCACAACCCAGATCCACCACCGGTGTCCCTGGGTCAAGAAAATTCACCTCTTGACCTCGTGATGAACGTGGAATTACTTGGTAATAAATACATCTATTCACGGTTTAATGCTTATACGGAAGAGTCAACCTAGCAAGCTACAAATTAAAAAGGGGAGAAGCAGAATTAACATatgattttcattttacaaaGGAAAAGGGCTGTTGATAAATGATTGGCATATTAAAgagcattttgttttagaaaagaTAATGtaaattcaaataaaacaaaacatacCGCATTGGTGcgcttttaaaaaatctgttggAAGAACAGAGAAGTTTCCTACCATGGATTTCTGAAGTGATTCACTATGAACATTTCTCCTATAGAAATATAGACATTGTCACACCTTTCACCGTGGATgaggattttattttcccttaaaaatgttttggtgTGGATGGGTGACGGAGCAAGTCCTCGCTTTGGAGAATGCACCGACAACAAAACGCAAAATACCTCATATCAAATCTGTAAAGCACAAGTCCTGGTGTTTGGTAAAGACACGAGATTCAGTTTGGTTGGGACGCTCTGGGTGCCAatggctgcagtgccagggcctttgtccatcatcatcatcatcatcaccatcatgcCAGGCTCATCTCCGaaatcccctctgctccctccgTGTCACGGCACTCACGGCCGTCCCTCTGTCCTTTCCAAGAGCAGGTGACATTTCACAGCACCGAgtcctttcccttcccactgccCGGGGTTGGCCCCTGTATCAAAACTGAGCGTGGTCGACCTCATCGAGCCAGGAGGCCGGGCTGGCCGGGAAATCGGGGTACCCGCCGCTGCTGCCCGTGGAGAGGTCGGAGCTCGGTCCATTCCCGGCCAGGACCCTCATGGGCTGGGGCACCCCTGCTCCGCTCTGTCCCATGATGGCCAGGCCGCTGTCGGGGTACACCAGGCTGGAGATTAAGGGCTGGTGgcctggcagggcctgcagggccGCGGGGGACGGGGGGATGCCGTAGGGGCTGCTGGAGCGCAGCTCGTGGAACGGCTCCGGGGCCGGGATGGCGCCGTGCTCCAGGGCAAAGCTCCCGTTGGTGCCCGCCTGCCGCCCCAGCGCCGGCGAGGCTTCGCTCAGCGCGCTGTAAATCCCGTTGGAATGGCTCATTTCCGACATGGAGGGCTCATCTGCAAGGGAAAGGGACTGGATTTACTGGAGGAGCACTGGGCACCCAGGAACTCCTGCAGAACCTGGTATAAATAGATTAAAAGGATGGGAGCTGAGCAGTCACGCTCTTCATCTTGTAAGTCCTTATTATTCCCATCCTTGTTGATAAGTCTTCATAGGCAGCCAtggaattaaatttttttctgagtacAAACATCTAATATgtctaggattttaaaaatatgcatgaaaagtacatattaaaatataagactgtgatttaaaaataattctttaaagGCTAAGTGAATGTCTTCcaccttttgttttgtttcaattttgagatttttcttgaattttgtTATCACTTTTAGGAGCTACCTGAACCAGATAAATGCAAGATACATTCCCCATTACTCAggaaaaaagatattaaatTAAGATATTTGTCTGCTCAGAAACAGGCTAATGAAACCTGGAACACAGGAACACAGAATGTATTTTTGTGGCTTAAAAACACTCCTGAAAAACgaacaatatttttaaagttcccAGCAAAAATTGTTTGTATTTGTTAGGGGCTTTACGGACAGTGAGAGCTGCTCTGTTGCCGGGGATACAAACCTGTTTGTGGCATCGAGCTCTCAATAATTGTTTGACATTTTTTAGTTATTATTTATGGACTATTCATATTTAATGAGCTGATACACAGTGTGCATAAACAGACTGAAAATCAAACAGTTTTTAGGAGcacaggagaggagctgagaTGAAAAAGCGTGTGTTTATAAATACACAGTCTGTGTAGATATTTACAGAGGTTTGCATTTCAGTTTCTCTCCCATTCCTAAAAACGATACAAAAatttgggatggagctgggattgtGTAGAACAGGTTCCTGCAAATGTAACCCAGCCTGGGGCGCTGTCCTGGGCTTGTCACCAGAAATCGCAGCCCCAAAAAAGGGGACACTGCTGCAGAAGCTGCCTAACATGCACCAATTTGCTTTTTGCAGCACAGGAACAGCTCCCACAGGACTGAAGAGTTCTAGTGAGcaactaaaaaataaaagcaaataaaagcaataaGCGCAAATAAAAGCATCCCTAAataagactaaaaaaaaaaaaaaaaaaaaaaaaaaaaaagacaacaaaaaaaccacccaaaaaaaaaaccccaaaaaaccaaaaaacgcACTAATTTTCCCACAGAcacattctgtggttctgggctTCCCGATTTTCTATTTCAAGAATCCCTTGGAAAACCATGTCTGAGCAGCGGCTCTGACACCACAACGCTGCCCGGGGAGCTCTCCCTGGTCCTGCCGCAGCTTTGGGGCCCGGTCAGAGGAGGAGCGGAGCCTCCGGGCCCGGTCAGAGGAGGAGCGGAGCCTCCGGGCCCGGTCAGAGGCAGAGCGGAGCCTCCGGGCCCGGTCAGAGGAGGAGCGGAGCCCCCGGGCCCGGTCAGAGGCAGAGCGGAGCCCCCGGGCCCGGTCAGAGGCAGAGCGGAGCCCCCGGGCCCGGTCAGAGGAGGAGCGGAGCCCCCGGGCCCGGTCAGAGGAGGAGCGGAGCCCCCGGGCCCGGTCAGAGGCAGAGCGGAGCCCCCGGGCCCGGTCAGAGGCAGAGCGGAGCCCCCGGGCCCGGTCAGAGGAGGAGCGGAGCCCCCGGGCCCGGTCAGAGGAGGAGCGGAGCCCCCGGGCCCGGTCAGAGGAGGAGCGGAGCCCCCGGGCCCGGTCAGAGGAGGAGCGGAGCCCCCGGGCCCGGTCAGAGGAGGAGCGGAGCCCCCGGGCCCGGTCAGAGGAGGAGCGGAGCCCCCGGGCCCGGTCAGAGGAGGAGCGGAGCCTCCCCCGCCGCTCTCCGGCCCGGCCGCCCCTCGTTGCCCCGGCTCCGGTTCTGCCCCACGGGGAATCCTCGTCTctgcccctttcccccctctcccGCTGTTTCACCCTCTGTTTTACTGCCGCAAATTCCGACCGCGGCCCCGAGGGGTGGAAGCAGCCGGGGCACGGCAGCAGCTTTGCGGGGAGGGCACAGCCCGGGCAAAgcccggccggggctgcgggcaccGACCTGTGAAGGAAACCTCGGCGTCGCTGTCGGGCCCCTCCTCCTGGATGCTGTCCTTGTCGGACTTGGATGTCCCCCGGGATCGCTTCATGTTCCTGAAGTACTGCCCCCAGCGCTGCCTCCCCGCGTCCTTCTTCAGCCTTTTCTCCTTGGCCCGGCGGTTCTGGAACCAGACCTGCGAGCGGGGCCCGCGGGGAGCTCCGGGCCTGCGgggccgctccccgcccgccgccccggcccggcccgcccgtGCCCCGCTCTCACCTGCACCACCCGCATGTCCAGCCCCGTCTCCGACGAGAGCTGCTCCCGGAC
This genomic stretch from Ammospiza caudacuta isolate bAmmCau1 chromosome 21, bAmmCau1.pri, whole genome shotgun sequence harbors:
- the LHX3 gene encoding LIM/homeobox protein Lhx3; protein product: MLLERVRAGSEKAAELCPFPRSPEIPLCAGCNQHIVDRFILKVLDRHWHSKCLKCSDCQTQLAEKCFSRGDGVYCKEDFFKRFGTKCAACQQGIPPTQVVRRAQDFVYHLHCFACIVCKRQLATGDEFYLMEDSRLVCKADYETAKQREAESTAKRPRTTITAKQLETLKNAYNNSPKPARHVREQLSSETGLDMRVVQVWFQNRRAKEKRLKKDAGRQRWGQYFRNMKRSRGTSKSDKDSIQEEGPDSDAEVSFTDEPSMSEMSHSNGIYSALSEASPALGRQAGTNGSFALEHGAIPAPEPFHELRSSSPYGIPPSPAALQALPGHQPLISSLVYPDSGLAIMGQSGAGVPQPMRVLAGNGPSSDLSTGSSGGYPDFPASPASWLDEVDHAQF